In the genome of Streptomyces aquilus, the window CGCCGACGGCGCCGAGGCGGTCGCGGCGGTCCGGCGCACCCGCCCCGACGTGGTGCTGATGGACATCCGGATGCCCGGCATGGACGGCATCGAGGCCACCCGGCGCATCCTCGCCGACGACACGTCCGAGGGCACCCGCGTCATCATCCTGACCACGTACGACCTCGACCACTACGTGTACGCGGCGCTGACCGCGGGCGCCTCCGGCTTCCTGCTCAAGGACGTCACCCCCGAGCACCTGGTCGCCGCCGTCCGCCTCGTCCAGTCCGGCGACGCCCTGCTCGCGCCGGCGATCACCCGCCGGCTGATCGAGCGCTTCGCCCAGCGCGAGGAGCCCCGCCCGACCGCCTCCCCGCACCGCGACCTCTCCGCGCTGACCCCGCGCGAAGTGGAGGTGCTGCGGCTGCTCGCGACGGGGCTGAGCAACGCCGAGCTCGCGGAGCGCCTGTTCCTCAGCC includes:
- a CDS encoding response regulator — translated: MADRVTGSALRAVIADDQALVRTGFGMILAADGIEVTAEAADGAEAVAAVRRTRPDVVLMDIRMPGMDGIEATRRILADDTSEGTRVIILTTYDLDHYVYAALTAGASGFLLKDVTPEHLVAAVRLVQSGDALLAPAITRRLIERFAQREEPRPTASPHRDLSALTPREVEVLRLLATGLSNAELAERLFLSPTTVKTHIGRILSKLELRDRVQAVVLAYESGLITPGNPEDVPGADRYR